From a single Planctellipticum variicoloris genomic region:
- a CDS encoding addiction module protein yields the protein MASILDHHRVELAHRLAEADENPSAGVPWEELRARLLGPR from the coding sequence GTGGCATCCATTCTCGATCACCACCGAGTGGAACTGGCGCATCGGCTTGCCGAGGCGGACGAGAATCCGTCTGCCGGCGTTCCGTGGGAGGAGCTTCGCGCACGACTGCTAGGCCCGCGATGA